In Cellulomonas sp. JZ18, the DNA window GAGGTCCAGGATCGGGGACGAGTGCGTGAGCGCCCCGACGGAGAGGTAGTCCACCCCGGTCGCGGCGACCGCGGCCGCCCGGTCGAGCGTGAGGCTGCCGGTGGCCTCGAGGTCGACGTGCCCGGTCTGCGGCTCGCGCGCCCGCACCCGGTCCACGGTGGCGCGCAGCGTCGCGTCGTCCATGTTGTCCAGCAGCAGGAAGTCCGCGCCGGCGTCGAGCGCCTCGTCGGCCTGCTCGGGCCGGTCGACCTCGACCTGCACCGGCACGTCGGGGAACGCGGCGCGCACGGCCGCGACCGCCGCGGCGACCGAGCCCGCGGCGACGACGTGGTTGTCCTTGACCATCGCGACGTCGTGCAGGCCCATGCGCTTGTTCGTGCCGCCGCCGCAGCGCACCGCGTACTTCTCGAGCGCACGCAGGCCGGGTGTGGTCTTGCGGGTGTCGAGCACCCGGGCGCCCGTGCCGGCCAGCGCCCGCGTCCAGCGGTGGGTGTGCGTCGCGACGCCCGACGCGCGGCTCACGAGGTTGAGCAGGGTGCGCTCCGCGACGAGCAGCACCTGGACCGGACCGGTCAGCCGCCCCACGACGTCGCCCGCGCCGACGGTGGTGCCGTCCGGCACGAGCCAGGCGGTGGTCGGGGTGGGCAGGCCGAGCCGTGCGGCCACCTGCGCGAGCACCTCGGGGACCACCACGAGGCCCGCCACGACGCCGTCGGCGCGTGCCGCCAGGTCCGCGGTGCCGACGACGGCACCCGCGACCGTCGCCTGCGTCGTGACGTCGCGGCCGGGTGCGGGGCCCAGGTCCTCGTCGAGCGCGGCGGCGACGACCCGCGCGACCGCCGCGGGGTCGGGCCCGGGGTCGCCGGGCAGGCAGGGGTTTGTGGACGTCGTCACGGAGCGCCACGCTAGCGCGCCGGGCGCCGCGCCCCGGGCGCCGTCCGCGCGCGGTCCCGGGGGACGACGAAGCCCCACGGGCCGCCGGGGGGGACCGGCCCGTGGGGCTCGTCGCCACCGCCCTCCGGGGAGGTCGGTGACGCGGGACCCGGTCGCGGCGCGTGCCGCGACCGGGTCACGTCGTCAGGGCCGCGTGAGCATGCCCCGCTTGCGGGCGACGACGAGCGCCACGCCCGCCGCCAGCACCAGGAGGGCGAGGACGCCGATCCCGATGCCCGTACCCGTGACCGCCAGGCCGCCCGGACCGGCACCGGTACCGCCCTGCGCGGCCAGCACGGTCAGCGAGGTGCTCGCGAGCACCGTGCTGCCGTCCGAGGCCTGCAGGAGGTACACGCCGGCCTGCGTGCTCGCCGGCACCGTGACCCGCAGGGTCGCCGTGCCGTCGGCCGCGACCGTCACCGTGCCGAGCAGCGTGCTGCCCGCCGGGGCGGCGACCGCCGCACCGGCCCGCGCCGTGGCGCCGGCACCGAGGGAGACGGCCACCTTCTGACCCGCCTCGAACCCGGCGAGCGCGACGTCGACCTGCCCGCCGGCGCGCACCTGCGCCGCGCTGAGGCTGATCGTCGGCTTGCTGCTCGGGTTCTCGCCCGGGTTGCCACCCGGCTCGTCGACGGCCTCGACGAGCCGGCCGACGCCCCAGCGAGCCGGGCTCTGGTACCCCTGGCCGCTCGGGTCCGCCCAGTTGCGGATGCCCGTGCGGACACCGGAGGACGCGTCGTTGACCTGGAAGTCCAGGCCGTGGAACGTCCCCAGGCCGCCGCGGTCGTCCAGCGTGATCGCGGCCTCGACCCGGTACCCGGTGGCCGTGCGCGTCGTCGCCGACGTCACCCGGTTGCGCTGGTAGGTCTCGGTGCCGCCGGCCCCGAAGGACACCCCGTTGTCCGCGTTGATGCGGATCTGCATGTCCTCGTAGCGGTAACCCGCGTTCTTGGCGTTCCCCGCGTCGACGTAGATCTCCACGGAGTCCTTGATCCACGGGTCGCTGCCCGACAGGTCGACGACGGGGTCCGTCACGTCCGCGAGGACGTACACGGTGTCGCCCTCCCAGAGCGTGCGCACCTCGGCGGTCGCGCCGGCCGTGCCCTCGACCTGCTTGTCGGTCCGCACCACGGCGGCCTCCGCCCACGCGGCGTCGGCCTCGCCGTCGATCTGCGGCGTCGCCGCGGCGCGCGCGACCTCGACGTACGACAGCGGCTCGAGCAGGGACAGCGTGCCGAGCACGCCCGGCGTGTTCCAGCCGGCCGTGGTGCCACCGTCGGTGACGGCCACGTCGAACTGGAGCGTGCTGCCCTGCGTCGCGCCGCTGAGCGGCAGGTGCACGACCGCGGACCAGCCGCCCTCGTGCTCCGTGACGACGCCCTCGACGTCGCCCTCGCCGTCCCGGCCGAAGGCGTACTCCTCGTCGCCGACGACGAACGTGAGGCCGTCCGTCGGCTGCTCGGAGCCGTCCTTCACGGTCACGTACGCGGTCAGGTGGTCGGCCGCCCAGCGCAGCTGGAACTCCGCCTTCGACTCGATCGCGTGCAGCGGCAGCTTCTCCCACTCGAGCGACGAGGTGGCCTCGTCGTCGAGCGCGACGTCACCGGCGAACACGTTCGCGGTGCGCACCCGCGCCGGCAGCTCCTCGTCGACCGCGCCGTAGTAGGCGGGCTTCGCCGTGCCGTCGTCGTCGAACAGGAGCGGACCGCCCGACGAGTCGCGCCAGCTGCGCACGTCGGTCAGACCCCACACCGTGACGGAGAACAGGTCGTCCTCGTACTGCCGGAACATCCGGAAGGCGTCGCGGTAGTAGTAGCCCTGCTCGATGAACTTCGCCTCGGACTCCGGCGTGCCGGTCGTCACGTCGAGCTCGGTCACGACCTGGTCGAGGCCCAGCCCCTGGAACTTGCGGATCGCCGCCTCGAGGGCGTCGACCGGCATCGCCAGGCTGACGTGGAACTGGTGACCCACGCCGTCGATCGGCACGTCCCGCTCCAGCAGGCGCTGGACCAGGTCGTAGTACCGCTGCTGCTTGCCCTCCTGCTCGGTGTTGTAGTCGTTGATGAAGAGCTTGACCGGACGGTCCGTGCCCGCCGCGGCGTACTCCTCGTTGAAGGCCTCGTCCGCGTAGCGGAAGGCCAGGTCGATGAACTCCTCGCCGAGGATCCGGTACCAGGCGCTGCGACGCAGACCGTCCTCGTACGCGGCGCCGTCGTCGACGACCTCGTTCACCACGTCCCAGGCCACGAGCGGGTTCGACTCGGAGCCGAACTCGCCGTAGGTGGTCGCGAGGTGCTCCGCCACGGCGAAGATGTGCGTGCGCAGCCGCTCACGCAGGATCGCCCTGTCGGCCGCGGACGACGTCAGCTCGTTGCCCTGGGCGTCCTCGAACATCCAGCCCGGCGTGACGCGGCCCTGGTTGGGGTCGTCGTTCTGGCCGGCGTTCTGGCTGTGCCAGACGAGGACGTGCCCGTAGACCCGCAGCCCGTTGTCCTGGGCGAACGCCATGAGGGCGTCACCCTCGGCGGACGGCGCGAAGTTCTTGTCCGCGTCGTACCAGGCGTACGGCTTCATGTGGTTCTCGGGCGAGATCTGGTCGAAGTGCTTGAGCGTCAGCTGCGCAGGGCCGCCGAGCGTCTCGCGCGGGTCGACCGCGACACCGGCCGGGACGTCGAGCGTGTCCTTCAGCGGCGTCAGGTCCTGGACGACGAAGTCGACCTCGTCCACGACGATGTCGTCCACCAGGAACGTCGAGGTGTTGCCCGGGACCCCGTCGCCCTCCCACGCCGTCTCGAAGTAGATGTCCTGGGTACCGGCGGGCAGCGTGAACGAGCCCGTCACCTGCGTCCAGTCGGTGCCCGGGACCTGCGTGAAGCTGACCAGCGGGCCGAACTTCTCGGCGCCGCCCTGCACCTGGCGGTAGCTGAGCGTCACCTCCCCCGGCTCGCCCTCGAACCTGATCCAGGCGGAGACCTCGTACTGGGCGCCCTCGGTCAGGACCCCGGCGACCGGGTGCTGCAGGCCCGAGCCCTGCGACGCGCGGTCGCTGATGCGGGCCGCGTGGTCGCTCTCGTGCCCCTCGTCGACCACCTCGACCGTCGGCGCGCCCGAGCCGGCGTCACGCGGACCCCAGCCCTGCAGCGTGCCGTCCTCGAAGTCGGCCGACACCGAGCCGCCGGTCGGCTGCTCCGCCGGACCGCCCGCGGGCAGGGTGAACGTCCAGTCGTCCTCGAGGAGCTCGGTGACGACCGTGCGCGTCGCCGCGACGGAACCGGCACGGTCGCCGCCGCCGTCGTGCACGAGCACGATCTGGCCCTCCTGCACGGCCTCGCGCAGGTTCGCGGTCAGCGTGGCCTCGTCCTGCGTCGCCCAGTCGTTGATCGTGTTGACCACGCCGAGCGGCTGCATGCCGAGCGACACCGCCACCGCCTGCGTGCGACCCCAGTTGCCGTTGGGCGCACGGAAGTACGGCACCTGGGCCTGCGGGTCACCGAGGGCGGTGCGGATGATCTCCAGGTTGCGGACGAGGTCCGTGCGCACCTGCTCCTCGGTCATGGCGGCCATGTCCGCGTAGCCCGTGGAGTGGTTGCAGAGGGTGTGGCCCTCGCGCACGATGCGCTGGAGGATCGCCGCGCCGCCCGGCGCCTCGATGTTCTGGCCGATGACGCAGAACGTGGCGGTGACGTCCTTCTCGGCGAGGAAGTCGAGGAGGTCCTCGGTCTCGCCGGGGTTCGGGCCGTCGTCGAACGTGAGCGCCGCGACCTTGCCGGTGCCGCGCGCCGCCGTGACGGGCGTCGTCGTCGGGTTCACCGCGCCGCCCGGCACGACGGACGGGTCGGGGCCCTCGCCGCCACCCGCCGGCGGGCCGGTGATGACGACGTCGTCGACGAGGAAGGACGCCGTGGCGCTCGCCGCCTCGATGTAGAGGTCGCCGCCGGTCACGCCCGCGTTGCGGGTGTAGGTGCCGCTGAGCTGCACCCAGGCGTCGTCGGTGACGGTCACCGGCGCGTTCACCTGGACGAACGCCTGCGGCTGCTCCGCGACCGAGAACTTGAGGGTCGTGTCGTCCTGCCCCGGGGCGAGGCGCACCCAGGCCGACACGTCGTACGTCGCGCCCTCGACGAAGAGGCCGTTGATCGGGGTCTGCACCCCGTGCCAGTTGGCGCTGCGCCCGCTGACGAGCAGGCTGCCCGTCCCGGAGCGCGCGGCCGTGGTCGTGCGCTCGACCGTGACGTTCGCGTCGCCGCGCGCGACCCACGGGGCCGTCCCCGTCTCGAAGTCGCTGGCGAGGACCGCCTCCGGGCCCGTCGGGCCCGGCTTCGTGATCCGCACGTCGTCGAGGAGGAAGCTCGGGAACGCGGACTCGGTCGAGACCTCGACCGTGACCTTGGCGTTCGCCGGCACGGCTCCGGCCGGCAGCGTGTAGGTGCCCTGGATCGTCGTCCACGCCGTGCTGCTGACGGCCGTGTTGCCGACCCACGTGTACGCGCCCGTGCCGTCCGCGCCGCGGTACCCGACGAGCCGGGCGCTGGCGCCGGCGACGTCGTCGACGAGCTTGACCTTGGCGCTCAGCGTGTACTCCACGCCGTCCTCGAACAGGCCGGTCGCCGTGGACACGGAGTCGTAGCTGTTCGCGCGGCCCGTGACGCTGAGGACCTTGTTGGTCCCCTCGGTCACCTGCGCGAGCGTCGGGCCGCCGCTCTGGACGAGGACGCCCTGCGGCGCCGCGGCGGTGGCGGACTCGAAGTCCTCGGCCACCACGACGACGTCGCCCGGGGCCGCCGTGGCCACCAGCGGCGCGACGACACCGGCGACGAGCGCGGCGGCCGCCGCCGTCGCGACGGCGCCGCGGCGTCCCTCGCGGCTCGACAGGGCCGTGCGGACGGAGGCCCAGCGGCTCGCGGTCCCGGGTCGGTAGGTCCGCTTCCTCCGCGACGGGGGCTGCTGCCCGATCACCGCCGCCCCTGTCTCGATAGTTTCGAGGGCCCTACGGGTCCTCCGCATCCGATGCATCGACGCTCCCTTGCGCGAAAAGATGGCAGTGCTGCTGGAAACTACGGGACGATGATGAAGTCGGACCAGTGTCCGAGGGAAGGTTCAGCCGAACGGCGATACGAAACCGAGACCAGAAAGTTTCGGTCGAATCCGGCGGAGACGTCCCGCGCGCTACGCGTGGGAGCGCTGCGAGACGCGGACGGCCCCTTCGCCGTCCAGCGCCACCTCCACGCGCACCCGCCACCGTTCGCTCGTGCGGGGGAAGTCCGTCCGGGCGTGCCCGCCGCGCGACTCCTCGCGCTCGAGCGCGGCGTGCGTGAGCACCGTGGCGACCTGGTGCACGTTCGTGGTCTCCCACTCCGCGGTCTGGGGCGCGGCCAGCGCGCGGCCGTCGTCGTGCCGGCGGTGCGCGTCCGTGGGCACCGCCGCGAGGGTCTCGGCGGCGCGCCGCAGCCCCTCCCCCGAGCGCAGCACGCCCGGCCCGTCGGTCGCGGCACGCTGCACGCGCGAGCGCGCCGCCGCCGGGACGAGCGCCGCGTCACCCGGTCGCTCCACGGGGTCACCGGCGGTGAGGAACCCGCCCTCGAGGCGGGCAGCGACGTCCCGGGCCGCACGGTGCGCGAACACCAGGCCCTCGAGCAGCGAGTTCGACGCCAGCCGGTTCGCGCCGTGCACACCCGTGCACGCGACCTCGCCCACCGCGTACAGGCCCGGCACCGACGCCCGGCCGTCGAGGTCCGTCACGACGCCGCCCGAGTGGTAGTGCTGCGCGGGCGCCACGGGCACCAGGTCGGTCGTCAGGTCGATGCCATGCTCGAGCAGGCGCCCGTGGATGGTCGGGAAGCGGCGGCGCAGGAAGTCGGCGCCCAGGTGGCGCGCGTCCAGCCACACGTGGTCGGCACCCGTCGCGGCGGTGCGCCGCACGATCGCGTGGGCGACGACGTCGCGCGGCGCGAGCTCGGCCAGCGGGTGCACGTCCGGCATGAACCGCACGCCGTCGGTGTCGAGCAGGTACGCACCCTCGCCCCGCACCGCCTCGGAGACGAGCGTCAGCTGCCCCTTCACGCCCGAGCCGAGCCACAGCACCGTCGGGTGGAACTGCACGAACTCCAGGTCGCCGAGCCGGGCACCGGCACGCAGCGCCGCCGCCACGCCGTCGCCCGTCGCCAGCGCGGGGTTGGTCGACGACCGGTAGACCTGCCCGATCCCGCCGGTGGCGAGCACGACGGCCGGCGCCAGCGCGGCACCGACGCCGTCGCGCGAGCCCTCGCCGATCACGTGCAGCGTGACGCCCCGCACCGGCCCGGGGGCGCCGTCCGGACCCGGCTCGCCCGTGAGGACGTCGAGCACGAGGGCGTGCTCGACGACCTCGATGCCCGGGTCGTGCCGCACCGCCTCGATCTGCGCGACCAGCGCGCGCGAGATCTCGGCACCCGTCGCGTCCCCGCCCGCGTGCGCGATGCGGTCGGCGAGGTGCCCGCCCTCCCGGGTCAGGCTGAGCGCACCGTCGGGGCCGGTGTCGAACACCGCGCCCCGTGCGACGAGCTCGCGCACGCGCGCGGGCCCCTCGGTGACGAGCATCTCGACCGCGCGCGGGTCGCACAGCCCCGCACCGGCGACGAGCGTGTCCTGCTGGTGCGCCGCGGGCGAGTCACGCGGGTCGAGCGCCGCCGCGATCCCGCCCTGCGCCCACACCGTGGAGCCGGACGACAGCACGTCCTTCGTCACCAGCAGCACGCGACCCACCCGCGCACGCAGCTCGAGCGCCGCCGTGAGGCCGGCGATGCCGGAGCCCACGACCACCGCGTCGGCGTGCACGGTCCACCCGGGGGCCGGGGCCGCCAGGCGGGTCGCGAGGTGCGTCACCGGGTGCCGGGGGCGCCCGTGCCCGGATGACCGGGCGCGTGCGGCGCGGGCACCTGCCCGGGGTGCCCGGCGACGCCGCCGGCAGGCGCGTGCGGACCGGCGGCGACAGCCGCGCGACCCTCCGCGAGCGGCAGCCCGCTGGGCACGAGGCCCGCCTCGGCCGTCCACTCCGACGGCACCTGACCCGGGTCGTCGTCCACGTCGACCATCCGGTTGTCGGCGTCCACGAGCACGACGTGCGGCGAGTACGTCCGCGCCTCCGCGTCGGACATCGTGCCGTAGGCGATGACGATGACGACGTCCCCGGGGCGCACCAGGTGGGCGGCGGCACCGTTGACGCACACCTCGCCCGACCCCGCCTCGCCGGCGATCGCGTACGTGGTGAGGCGCGCGCCGTTCGTCACGTCGACGACGTCGACCTGCTGCCCGGGCAGCACGTCCGCCGCCGCCAGCAGGTCCGCGTCGACCGTGATCGAGCCGACGTAGTGCAGGTCCGCCGCCGTCACGGTCGCGCGGTGGATCTTGCCCGTCATCATCGTGCGCTGGAGCGTGGTCATACGGCACCTCCGGCCGTGCGCCGGCCGTCCGCCTGCGGGGCGTCGACCGACGGGGTCTCGGCCCGCAGGGTCACGGGCGCGTTGTCGATGAGCCGCGTCGCACCCACGCGCGCCGCGAGCAGGAGCAGCGCGTCGGTCGTCGTCGCGTCGGCCTCCCCGAACGTCGCGGGGTCGACGAGCGCGACGTAGTCCACCGCGTCCTGCGGTGCGAGCCGGTCGTCGAGCACGCGCCGGGCCGCGGCCAGCACCGCGCCCGGTCCCTCCCCCGCGGCCGCGGCGCCCGCCTCGAGCGCGGCGGACAGCGCGAGCGCGCGCGTGCGCTCGTCGGGCGAGAGGTAGGCGTTGCGGCTCGAGCGCGCGAGGCCGTCGTCCTCGCGGACGGTGGGGTGCGCGACGACCTCCACGGGCACGTCCAGGTCGCGGACCATCCGGCGCACGGCCGCGAGCTGCTGCGCGTCCTTCTGGCCGAACAGCGCGACGTCCGGGCGGGTCAGGTGCAGCAGCTTGAGCACGACCGTCAGGACGCCGTCCAGGTGGCCGGGGCGCGCAGCGCCCTCGAGCACGTCGCCGAGGCGCCCCGCCGTCACGCGCACGACCGGGTCGCCGTCCGGGTAGACGACGTCGGCCGTCGGGGCGAGGACCACGTCGCCCTCCCCCAGCAGACCGGGTCCGGTCAGCAGACGCAGGTCGCCGTCGAGGTCGCGCGGGTAGCGGTCCAGGTCCTCGCCGGCCCCGAACTGCAGGGGGTTGACGAAGATCGTCACGACGACCGCGTCCGCGAGCTCGCGCGCGCGGCGCACGAGCGCGAGGTGCCCCTCGTGCAGCGCGCCCATCGTCATCACGACCGCGCGCAGGTACGGCCGGCCGGAGTCGGCCGCGTCGGCGGCCGCGAGCGCGGCCTCGTCCTGCGCGTCCAGCGCCGCGTCGAGCGCCGCGCGGTCCTGCACCAGCACGGGACTGGTCGTCATGCGTCCTCCTGCGGCGAGGTGCCGCCGTCGTCCTGCCCGTCGTCCTGCCCGTCGTCCGGCCCAGCCGGGCCGGGGGCCGGCCCGGGGCCGTCCTGTGGGTCCAACGCGCCGGGGCCGGCGTTGATGCCCGCGAGCGCGTCGAGCACGCGCTGGGCGTCCGCCGGCCCGAGCAGCCCGGCCGCCAGCGCCCGGGACGCCGCCGCACGGGCCAGGGCACCGTACCCGCTCGGCACGTCCACCGCCCCCGTCCGGGTCCCCAGTGCGGCCAGCGTCACAACGTGCTCGCCGACCGTGCCCGCGTCGCCGCGCCGCACCGGCCCCGTCAGGGCGCTGATCGCGCCCGGGCCGTCCGGGCCGGCGGCGTCCTCCGCCCGCAGCGCACCGTCCAGGGCCGCGTCCAGCAGCGGGCGCAGCACGCGCCCGGGCTCGGGCACACCGGCCGCACGCAGCGCGTCGGACGCCTGCGCGACGAGCACCACGAGGTGGTTCGCGGCGTGCGCCAGCCCCGCGTGGTACAGCCCGCGCGCCTCCTCCTGCAGGACGACGGGCTCACCGCCGACCTCGACGACCAGCGCCTGGCCGATCGGCAGCACCGGTGCGGGGGCCGTCACGGCGAACGCGCAGCCGGCCAGGCGCGCCAGGTCCAGGGACGTGCCCGTGAACGTCATGGCCGGGTGCAGCGCGAGCGGGATGACGCCCGCCGCGCGCGCGGGCGCGAGCACGTCCACCCCGAACCGTCCCGACGTGTGCACCACGATCTGGCCCGCCTGCCACCCACCGGTCTCCGCCACGCCGCGCACGAGCCCGGGCAGCGCGTCGTCCGGGACCGCCAGCAGGACGAGCTCCGCCCGGCGCACGACCTCCGGCACGTCGACCACGGGCACGCCCGGCAGCAGCGTCGCGGCGCGCTCGCGCGACTCCTGCGACACCGCGCTCACCGCCACCACCGGGTGCCCGGCGCCGGCGAGCGCGCTGCCGAGGACGGCGCCGACGCGCCCCGCCCCGACGACGCCGACCCCGAGCCGGCCCGGACGGGCGGCGGGGTCGGCGCTCACCGGCCGTCCCCGGGGCGCCCGGCGACGTGGGGGCCGACGCGGGGGGCGACGTGGCGTCCGCCACCGGCGCGCCGGCGGCCGACCCGATCGACGCGGGGGCGTGCGGCGCCTCCGCCGCCCGCATCCACAGCTCGGGGCCGGCGACGGCCCGTGCCTGCCGGGCCCGTTCCGCCTGCTCGTCGAGCAGGGCCCCGGCGACCGCGCCGTCGAGGTGCGCCACCTGCGGCGACACCGGGCCCGGCGTGGAGTGCGCGACGAAGGTCGCCACGCCGAGGCGGCGCTGCACCGGCCCCTGCGTGACGGCGAGGCTCTGCGTGCGCTCGTGCGGTACGACCACGACGGTCCGCCACCAGCGGCCGGACCGCATGATCAGCGCGGTGCGCGTGACGAGGACGCCGTGCCGCCGCCACCCGAGCGGGTCCAGCCAGCGGGCCCGGCGCGGCGCCGGGGTGAACCCGCCGTCGTCCTCGGTGCCCGCGCAGGCCGCGTCGAGCGCGCCGAGCGGGTCGTCGGTGCCCAGGTCGGGCAGCACGAGCCACAGCGCGACCGCGGCCTCCTGCCGCGTCGCCACGGGGTGCAGCACGGACGCGTTCGTCGCCTCCGGCCCGTACCCCGCGACGTTCATCTCGACCCGCCACCAGTCGGGTCCCCGCCAGAGCGGGCCCTGGGTGAGCCGGACGGCCTGGACCCGTCCGGGCGGGACGGTCTGCGTCCGCTTCTCGCTCAGCCCGTGGCGCAGCCGGATGCCGTCCGGGGACGTGGCGGCGCGGAACGTCGCGCCCGAGTTGAGCCGGCCCCACACGTAGCCGCCGACACCGAGCGCACCGGGACCCACGAGGAACAGCGGCCCGACCTCGCGCGTCATGACCACGGCGACGAGCGCCCCGACGACGGCGGCGACGAACACCCACGGCGCGGTGGAGCGCAGGATCGAGCGCACGAGGCGGGGCATCGGCAGCTCGTACACGACCTGCTCGGGAGCGGCCTCGAACGTGGGCGCCACCGGGTGGGCGGGCGGCGGACCCGTGAGGTCCGCGCCGGTGGGGCCGGCGGTCCCCGCGCCGGGGTGGACGTCGTCCGCGGTCGCGCCGTCCCCGGCGGGCGTCGCACGCAGTCCGCCGGCCGCCGACGTCGCCGCGTGCGCGCTCGCGCCGCCGTCCGCCGGCGCGCCCGGGCGGGCCGCCGCGGGACGCAGGCCGGCCGCGAGCGCGAGGATCTGCGCGCGCAGCGACTCCGCGTCCGACTCCCGCAGGAACGCGAGCTGCACGGCGGAGCCGGTCCCGCCGGCGACCTCGAGGTTGAGCTGCGCGAGGCCCAGCAGGCGCGCGAGCAGCGGCTGCACCACGTCGACGGCCTGCAGCCGGTCGAGCCGCGCCTGCCGCTGCTGGCGGAACAGCAGCCCCTGGCGCAGGTGCACCGCCTCGTCCGTCACCGCGAACCGGGTCACCCGCCACGCGAGCGCCGAGTACACGAAGCCGACGAGCGCCACGAGCGCGAGCCCGCCGAGCAGCACGAGCCACGCACGCCCCGGCCCCACCCACTCGGCGAGGTTGCGCAGGTCGTCGCTGACCTGGAAGCCGATGGCGGCGACGACGGCCGCGAACACCTTCCACCCGCGCAGGGCCGGCGTGACCGGGTGCATGCGCCGCCAGTCGTACGCCTCCTCGGGCGCCTGCTCCGGCACGGGCCGGACCTCGGCGCTCACAGCCCCGCCAGCCGCGCCTCGCCACGCGACGCGAGCCGGTCGCGCAGACGCGCCGCCTCCTGCGGGGGCAGGCCGGGGATCGTCGCGTCGGTGCCGGGCGCCGCCGTGTGCAGCTGGACCGTCGCGATGCCGAACCGCCGCTGGACCGGCCCCGCGCTCACGTCCACGTACTGCATGCGCCCGTACGGCACCACCACGAGCTGGCGGAACAGGATGCCCCGGCGGATCAGCAGGTCGTCGGCGCGCTCGGCGTACCCCAGCGCGCGGA includes these proteins:
- a CDS encoding PH domain-containing protein, with product MTTDTPGRAPAPSTGPFDPADVTWTPVSTRLATVRLLLIGLWGGGLVVVTAVVAALVGVAWLWVLPAALALLFAWSAVLVRRQVRALGYAERADDLLIRRGILFRQLVVVPYGRMQYVDVSAGPVQRRFGIATVQLHTAAPGTDATIPGLPPQEAARLRDRLASRGEARLAGL